A region from the Myxococcaceae bacterium JPH2 genome encodes:
- a CDS encoding endopeptidase: MRHLRSAACCLVLMLSATGQALQQPPPSQQSALAPKAFYKPELSLPVQNMPLQKARSLMPTLGADAWSEFFARNGSGFNVYLDPRTGTPTGIQGSVPLIPGDGFNNRVSLDAVREEIGRSVGGVDESVVADLVFKFIADNQAAIGVDLLQLGSPRVTQVAPHLWQVHIPQVLNGVPVRDARVAATISHGNLILLGTESWKNARIDTKPAVAASEALTSGNTFVGRQLAPNSLWQQPTLEIAPFSKDGAAFGEGYGHLLVWSYGFQSPGESERWKVTVDAQTGEVLALEDANHYFDASMKGGVYPSTNIGVCASNGTCGTMQPGTPMPWADTGFASPNNYTDGAGIYNYSSGTLSTTLSGKYVKISDACGAISATSTTGSLDLGGVNNDHDCVVPAGTSAGNTAATRSSFYELNKIKEVARGWLPTNTWLQGQLTANVNINSTCNAFWNGTTVNFYRSGGGCRNTGEIGAVFDHEWGHGIDNFDANGTLSNSSEGYADIAAIYRLQTSCVGYGFFQTSNPGCGPTPDGTGFNQQESQVAGQSWCNLRCSGVRDADWAASAPNTPATPQNFVCPMCSSGTGPCGKQVHCAASPVRQAAWDLVTRDLAGAPFNYDSNTAFMVGNKLFYQGSGNVGTWHACNCTAGTSDGCGATNGYMQWLAADDDNGNLADGTPHMTAIYAAYNRHNIACSTPAPVNAGCSAGPSTAPVATVTAGDSQVGVNWTSVPGANQYWVMKTEGFAGCDFGKARVANVTGTSYNDPEVANGRQYCYSVVAASSNACYSTASACVCTTPVCAAPTVPALATPNDGATAVELSPALDWADVTGASGYEVEVATDSAFANKVASANSLVSSNWTVTASLAANTVYYWHARAANSCGGTSAWSATRSFTTRGCITLGAPTLSSPAGGATGVSLNAALDWSDVTSASGYDVELSTDPSFSPVVRSASSLSTSAWNVTPALSNLTTYYWHARAKDSCGAGPWSTASSFTTTNICTPVAAAYNSTLKAPACGSVCGCDTGATLINGRGTLSGGIEPNQPNTLGASCADGVSGTYHSDESIDRISLKTVDEGTITPGKQVKVDVTVYCWGTSDSLDLYYTTNATTAPTWTTLTTNQACTVAGLKTFSYTLTVGANTGNHAVRAQFRYGGTATSACVSGSYNDRDDLVFNVSAAVAKANGKAAQTKQGRATPTAR, translated from the coding sequence ATGCGCCACTTGAGGTCCGCAGCATGTTGTCTTGTCCTGATGTTGTCAGCCACAGGGCAAGCCCTCCAGCAGCCCCCTCCCTCTCAACAGAGTGCCCTGGCTCCGAAGGCCTTCTACAAGCCAGAGCTCTCCCTCCCCGTACAGAACATGCCGTTGCAGAAGGCCCGCTCGCTGATGCCGACGCTGGGCGCGGATGCCTGGTCGGAGTTCTTCGCGCGCAACGGCAGCGGGTTCAACGTCTACCTGGATCCGCGCACGGGCACGCCCACGGGCATCCAGGGCTCCGTGCCGCTCATCCCCGGTGACGGCTTCAACAACCGCGTGTCGCTGGATGCGGTGCGCGAGGAGATTGGCCGCTCGGTGGGGGGGGTGGATGAGTCGGTGGTGGCGGACCTGGTCTTCAAGTTCATCGCGGACAACCAGGCCGCGATCGGCGTGGACCTGCTCCAGCTCGGCTCGCCGCGCGTGACGCAGGTGGCGCCGCATCTGTGGCAGGTGCACATCCCGCAGGTGCTCAACGGCGTGCCGGTGCGGGACGCTCGGGTCGCCGCGACCATCAGCCACGGCAACCTCATCCTCCTGGGCACCGAGTCCTGGAAGAACGCGCGCATCGACACGAAGCCCGCGGTGGCCGCGAGCGAGGCGCTGACGTCGGGCAACACGTTCGTGGGTCGGCAGCTCGCGCCCAACAGCCTGTGGCAGCAGCCCACGCTGGAGATCGCCCCGTTCTCGAAGGACGGCGCGGCGTTTGGCGAGGGCTATGGCCACCTGCTCGTGTGGAGCTACGGCTTCCAGAGCCCCGGTGAGTCCGAGCGCTGGAAGGTGACGGTGGATGCGCAGACGGGCGAGGTGCTCGCGCTCGAGGACGCCAACCACTACTTCGATGCCAGCATGAAGGGCGGCGTCTATCCGTCCACCAACATCGGGGTGTGCGCGTCCAATGGCACGTGCGGCACCATGCAGCCCGGCACGCCGATGCCGTGGGCGGACACGGGCTTCGCGTCCCCCAACAACTACACGGACGGCGCCGGCATCTACAACTACAGCTCCGGCACGCTGTCGACGACGCTGTCGGGCAAGTACGTGAAGATCTCCGACGCGTGCGGCGCCATCAGCGCCACGTCCACCACGGGCAGCCTGGACCTGGGCGGCGTCAACAACGACCACGACTGCGTGGTTCCGGCCGGCACGTCCGCGGGCAACACCGCGGCCACGCGCTCCAGCTTCTACGAGCTGAACAAGATCAAGGAAGTGGCGCGCGGCTGGCTGCCCACCAACACGTGGCTGCAGGGCCAGCTCACGGCGAACGTGAACATCAACAGCACGTGCAACGCGTTCTGGAACGGCACGACGGTCAACTTCTACCGCAGCGGCGGCGGCTGTCGGAACACGGGCGAAATTGGCGCCGTGTTCGACCACGAGTGGGGCCACGGCATCGACAACTTCGACGCCAACGGCACGCTCAGCAACTCGAGCGAGGGCTACGCGGACATCGCGGCCATCTACCGCCTGCAGACCTCGTGCGTGGGCTACGGCTTCTTCCAGACGTCCAATCCGGGCTGCGGCCCGACGCCGGACGGCACGGGCTTCAACCAGCAGGAGTCGCAGGTCGCCGGGCAGTCGTGGTGCAACCTGCGCTGCTCCGGCGTGCGTGACGCGGACTGGGCCGCCAGCGCGCCCAACACCCCGGCCACGCCGCAGAACTTCGTGTGCCCCATGTGCAGCTCCGGCACGGGCCCCTGCGGCAAGCAGGTGCACTGCGCCGCCTCGCCCGTGCGTCAGGCCGCGTGGGACCTCGTGACGCGTGACCTGGCCGGCGCGCCGTTCAACTACGACTCCAACACCGCCTTCATGGTGGGCAACAAGCTGTTCTACCAGGGCAGCGGCAACGTGGGCACGTGGCACGCCTGCAACTGCACCGCCGGCACGTCCGACGGCTGCGGCGCGACCAACGGCTACATGCAGTGGCTGGCCGCGGATGACGACAACGGCAACCTCGCCGACGGCACGCCGCACATGACGGCCATCTACGCCGCCTACAACCGCCACAACATCGCGTGCTCCACGCCCGCGCCGGTCAACGCCGGGTGCTCCGCGGGTCCGAGCACCGCGCCGGTCGCCACCGTCACGGCGGGCGACAGCCAGGTGGGCGTCAACTGGACGAGCGTCCCCGGCGCCAACCAGTACTGGGTCATGAAGACGGAGGGCTTCGCGGGCTGCGACTTCGGCAAGGCGCGCGTCGCCAACGTCACGGGCACCAGCTACAACGACCCCGAGGTCGCCAACGGCCGCCAGTACTGCTACTCGGTCGTCGCGGCCAGCTCCAACGCCTGCTACAGCACGGCGAGCGCCTGCGTGTGCACCACGCCGGTGTGCGCCGCGCCGACCGTCCCCGCGCTCGCGACGCCGAACGATGGCGCCACCGCGGTGGAGCTGTCGCCCGCGCTGGACTGGGCGGATGTCACGGGGGCCTCGGGTTACGAGGTCGAGGTGGCGACCGACTCGGCCTTCGCCAACAAGGTGGCCTCGGCCAACTCGCTGGTGAGCAGCAACTGGACGGTGACGGCCTCGCTCGCGGCCAACACGGTGTACTACTGGCATGCGCGCGCGGCCAACTCGTGCGGTGGCACGAGCGCCTGGTCCGCGACCCGCTCGTTCACCACGCGCGGCTGCATCACGCTGGGAGCGCCCACGCTCTCCAGCCCCGCCGGCGGCGCGACGGGCGTGTCCCTCAACGCGGCGCTCGACTGGAGCGACGTGACGAGCGCGTCCGGGTACGACGTGGAGCTGTCCACCGACCCGAGCTTCTCGCCGGTGGTCCGCTCCGCCAGCAGCCTGAGCACCAGCGCGTGGAACGTGACGCCGGCGCTCTCCAACCTCACCACCTACTACTGGCACGCGCGCGCCAAGGACAGCTGTGGCGCGGGTCCGTGGAGCACGGCGTCCAGCTTCACCACGACGAACATCTGCACCCCGGTGGCCGCCGCGTACAACAGCACGCTGAAGGCTCCGGCCTGCGGCTCGGTCTGCGGCTGCGACACGGGCGCCACGCTCATCAACGGCCGTGGCACGCTGTCCGGCGGCATCGAGCCCAACCAGCCCAACACGCTGGGCGCCTCCTGCGCGGATGGTGTCTCCGGCACGTACCACTCCGACGAGAGCATCGACCGCATCTCGCTGAAGACCGTCGATGAGGGCACCATCACCCCGGGCAAGCAGGTCAAGGTGGACGTCACCGTGTACTGCTGGGGCACGTCCGACTCGTTGGACCTGTACTACACGACGAACGCCACCACGGCGCCGACGTGGACCACGCTGACCACGAATCAGGCGTGCACCGTCGCGGGCTTGAAGACGTTCTCGTACACGCTGACGGTGGGCGCCAACACGGGCAACCACGCCGTGCGCGCGCAGTTCCGCTACGGCGGGACGGCGACGAGCGCGTGCGTGTCCGGCAGCTACAACGACCGCGACGACCTGGTGTTCAACGTCTCGGCGGCGGTCGCCAAGGCGAACGGGAAGGCGGCCCAGACGAAGCAGGGCCGCGCGACCCCCACGGCCCGCTGA
- a CDS encoding amidohydrolase has translation MPRRPAAMLMAVMSLCALPAFAAETPAPPPALGALDALYPDLDKLYRELHQAPELSRQEEKTAAKLAARLRALGYDVTTQVGGHGVVALLRNGAGPTVMLRTEMDGLPVEEKTGLPYASKVTAVDDGGQRVSVMHACGHDVHMTSWMGTAMLLARARGQWRGTVMLVAQPAEEQGSGARQMLEAGLFQRFPKPDFAVALHDSSTAEAGTVEYTPGFALASVDSVDVTLYGKGGHGAYPQTTVDPVVMAARTVLALQTLVSREKDPLEPAVVTVGSIHGGTKHNIIPDEVRLQLTVRSYKPEVRKRLLEGIERIVKAEALASNAPRPPTVSVTEGTPATYNEPALTQRLVSALARALGDKNLRTAPPVMGGEDFSEYGRLGIPATLLWLGAVEPQRYAQARQSGEPLPSLHSATFAPDRERTLRTGISALTTAALELLGRP, from the coding sequence ATGCCACGTCGTCCCGCCGCGATGCTGATGGCCGTCATGTCCCTTTGCGCGCTCCCCGCCTTCGCGGCAGAGACGCCCGCGCCGCCTCCCGCGCTCGGGGCGTTGGACGCGCTGTACCCGGACCTGGACAAGCTCTACCGCGAGCTTCACCAGGCGCCCGAGTTGTCGCGGCAAGAGGAGAAGACAGCGGCGAAGCTCGCGGCGAGGCTGCGCGCGCTGGGCTACGACGTGACGACGCAGGTGGGGGGCCACGGCGTGGTGGCGCTGTTGCGCAACGGCGCGGGGCCCACGGTGATGCTGCGCACGGAAATGGACGGGCTGCCCGTGGAGGAGAAGACGGGGCTGCCGTACGCGAGCAAGGTGACGGCGGTGGACGATGGCGGGCAGCGCGTCTCGGTGATGCACGCGTGCGGCCATGACGTGCACATGACGTCGTGGATGGGCACGGCGATGCTGCTCGCTCGCGCGCGCGGCCAGTGGCGAGGCACGGTGATGCTCGTGGCGCAGCCCGCCGAGGAGCAGGGCTCGGGCGCGCGGCAGATGTTGGAGGCGGGCTTGTTCCAGCGCTTCCCCAAGCCGGACTTCGCGGTGGCCTTGCACGACAGCAGCACCGCCGAAGCGGGCACGGTGGAGTACACGCCGGGCTTCGCGCTCGCGAGCGTGGACTCGGTGGATGTCACGCTCTACGGCAAGGGCGGACACGGCGCGTATCCGCAGACGACGGTGGATCCGGTGGTGATGGCGGCGCGCACGGTGCTCGCGCTCCAGACGCTGGTGAGTCGCGAGAAGGACCCGCTGGAGCCCGCGGTGGTGACGGTGGGCTCCATCCACGGAGGCACCAAGCACAACATCATCCCCGACGAGGTGCGGCTCCAGCTCACCGTCCGCTCGTACAAGCCCGAGGTGCGCAAGCGGCTGCTCGAGGGAATCGAGCGCATCGTCAAGGCCGAGGCCCTCGCGTCCAACGCGCCACGTCCGCCCACCGTCTCCGTCACTGAGGGCACGCCGGCCACGTACAACGAGCCCGCGCTCACGCAGCGGCTCGTCTCCGCGCTGGCGCGTGCACTCGGCGACAAGAACCTGCGCACGGCCCCGCCCGTCATGGGCGGCGAGGACTTCTCCGAGTACGGCCGGCTCGGGATTCCCGCGACGCTGCTGTGGCTCGGCGCGGTGGAACCACAGCGCTACGCACAGGCCAGGCAATCGGGAGAGCCGCTCCCCTCCTTGCACTCCGCCACCTTCGCGCCGGACCGCGAGCGCACCCTGCGCACCGGCATTTCGGCCCTCACCACCGCCGCGCTGGAGCTGCTCGGCCGGCCGTGA
- a CDS encoding M20/M25/M40 family metallo-hydrolase, whose product MYWKRLAAVATLLCCTTTSAWAADREVWVTLGTDTVSEVQAALKDSGAGVEGREQNGIRVLRVHESQLVVIARVMHDRFNRCGGFVTHDTQEQANAELRSTPTSLATAVAYTIDNAAVVNSLVGGLSESTLRGTISSLASFTNRYYTSQTGVDAANWLKTEWTNIAAGRADISVQLYTHSTWAQPSVILTITGTSSPSEVVVMGGHLDSINLNNTAGVAPGADDDASGVATLTEVLRSAIAKGYKPARTVKLMAYSGEEAGLKGSKEIAAAYKTAGTNVVGALQLDMVNYRGSSWEVTIVTDNTNAAQNTFLTNLINTYTGYTWTNITCGYACSDHASWTSQGYPASIPFEALMSEYNPYIHTANDTLANSSGGTADNALKFAKIAAAYMAELAKGVVGGGGPPDTTPPTVSLTAPTGGTVSGSVTLSATASDNVGVSRVDFLVDGAVKNSDFSSPYSYAWDSTTASNGSHTVSAVAYDGAGNSTATSAVTVTVANTVFTAVYNATLKAPACASVGTACDSGTLLTGRGSMSPAETNAPNTLAGSTCADGASGTFHSDESNDRIKVSSVNGTAFGPGKQVKVEATVWAYSSYTSDKLDLYYAANANSPTWTLIGTLSPTVAGAQTLSATYTLPAGSLQAVRARFRYQGSAAACGTGSVSYDDQDDLVFAVGP is encoded by the coding sequence ATGTACTGGAAGAGGCTGGCGGCCGTCGCCACGCTGCTCTGCTGCACCACGACGTCCGCCTGGGCAGCCGACCGCGAAGTCTGGGTCACGCTCGGCACGGACACCGTGAGCGAGGTCCAAGCGGCACTGAAGGACTCGGGCGCGGGCGTGGAGGGCCGTGAACAGAACGGCATCCGCGTGCTCCGCGTGCATGAGTCGCAGCTCGTCGTCATCGCGCGCGTGATGCACGATCGCTTCAACCGCTGCGGCGGCTTCGTGACGCACGACACGCAAGAGCAGGCGAACGCGGAGCTGCGCTCCACGCCCACCTCGCTCGCGACCGCGGTGGCCTACACCATCGACAACGCCGCGGTGGTCAACTCGCTCGTCGGCGGCCTGAGCGAGTCCACCCTGCGCGGCACCATCAGCTCGCTGGCCAGCTTCACCAACCGCTACTACACGTCCCAGACGGGGGTGGACGCGGCCAACTGGCTGAAGACCGAGTGGACCAACATCGCGGCGGGCCGCGCGGACATCTCCGTGCAGCTCTACACGCACTCCACCTGGGCCCAGCCCTCCGTCATCCTCACCATCACCGGCACCTCGAGCCCCAGCGAGGTCGTCGTGATGGGCGGCCACCTGGACTCCATCAACCTCAACAACACCGCGGGCGTCGCGCCCGGCGCGGACGATGATGCCTCGGGCGTCGCCACCCTCACCGAGGTGCTGCGCTCGGCCATTGCCAAGGGCTACAAGCCGGCGCGCACGGTGAAGCTCATGGCCTACTCGGGCGAGGAGGCCGGCCTCAAGGGCTCCAAGGAGATCGCCGCCGCGTACAAGACCGCGGGCACCAACGTCGTGGGCGCGCTCCAGCTCGACATGGTCAACTACCGCGGCTCGTCGTGGGAGGTGACCATCGTCACCGACAACACCAACGCCGCGCAGAACACCTTCCTCACCAACCTCATCAACACGTACACGGGCTACACGTGGACCAACATCACGTGCGGCTACGCGTGCTCGGACCACGCCTCGTGGACCAGCCAAGGCTACCCGGCGTCCATCCCGTTCGAGGCGCTGATGAGCGAGTACAACCCGTACATCCACACGGCCAATGACACGCTGGCCAACAGCAGCGGTGGCACGGCGGACAACGCCCTCAAGTTCGCGAAGATCGCCGCCGCGTACATGGCCGAGCTCGCCAAGGGCGTCGTCGGTGGTGGCGGCCCGCCGGACACCACCCCGCCCACCGTGTCGCTCACGGCGCCCACCGGTGGCACCGTGTCGGGTTCCGTGACGCTCTCCGCGACCGCCAGCGACAACGTGGGCGTCAGCCGCGTGGACTTCCTCGTGGACGGCGCGGTGAAGAACTCGGACTTCTCCTCGCCGTACAGCTACGCGTGGGACTCCACCACGGCCAGCAACGGCAGCCACACCGTCTCCGCCGTCGCGTATGACGGCGCGGGCAACTCCACGGCGACCAGCGCCGTGACGGTGACGGTGGCCAACACCGTCTTCACCGCCGTCTACAACGCCACGCTCAAGGCCCCGGCCTGCGCCAGCGTGGGCACCGCGTGTGACTCGGGCACGCTGCTCACTGGCCGCGGCAGCATGAGCCCCGCCGAGACCAACGCGCCCAACACCCTGGCGGGCTCCACCTGCGCGGATGGCGCGTCGGGCACGTTCCACTCGGATGAGTCCAACGACCGCATCAAGGTCAGCTCGGTGAATGGCACCGCGTTCGGCCCGGGCAAGCAGGTCAAGGTCGAGGCCACCGTGTGGGCCTACTCCTCGTACACCTCCGACAAGCTGGACCTGTACTACGCGGCCAACGCGAACAGCCCCACGTGGACGCTGATCGGCACGCTGTCGCCCACCGTGGCCGGCGCGCAGACCCTGTCCGCCACGTACACGCTGCCCGCAGGTTCGCTCCAGGCGGTGCGCGCGCGCTTCCGCTACCAGGGCTCCGCCGCCGCGTGCGGCACGGGCTCGGTCTCGTACGACGACCAGGACGACCTCGTGTTCGCCGTGGGGCCGTGA
- a CDS encoding gamma-glutamylcyclotransferase has protein sequence MPPGPTSTRPWFAFSLDLSPATAREHRAGLPPIPTLPEGELAEALDVDLVYDVTSPAWNGRVARLVDAPGRRLLGRLRILPAESWDAVARFEAAMAEATESRAVRVRTATGATLSAQAFTPPARPGPAPTGPVSESFLVALALCAERAGLAPDYVERLQAEAQIVHTLQRSQPATTPLPPARKPNSK, from the coding sequence ATGCCTCCTGGCCCGACCTCCACGCGCCCCTGGTTTGCCTTCTCCCTGGACCTGTCCCCCGCGACAGCGCGCGAGCACCGGGCGGGCCTGCCCCCCATCCCCACCCTCCCCGAGGGTGAGCTGGCCGAGGCGCTCGACGTGGACCTCGTCTACGACGTGACCTCCCCGGCCTGGAACGGACGCGTCGCCCGACTGGTGGATGCTCCGGGACGCCGCCTCCTGGGACGGCTGCGCATCCTCCCCGCCGAGTCCTGGGACGCGGTCGCCCGCTTCGAGGCCGCCATGGCCGAGGCCACCGAGTCGCGCGCGGTCCGCGTGCGCACCGCCACCGGCGCCACCCTCTCCGCCCAGGCCTTCACGCCGCCCGCGCGCCCCGGCCCCGCGCCCACCGGGCCCGTGAGCGAGTCCTTCCTCGTCGCCCTCGCGCTCTGCGCCGAGCGCGCCGGCCTCGCCCCCGACTACGTGGAGCGACTCCAGGCCGAGGCGCAGATCGTCCACACCCTCCAGCGCTCCCAGCCCGCCACCACCCCGCTGCCGCCGGCTCGGAAACCGAACTCCAAGTAA
- a CDS encoding VOC family protein, translating into MEFHRGRLFDHVHIQVKDLEASRRFYRAVMEVFGLTIQHEAPTFFNTDELFVTADGPPSRIHLAFQAPDRETVHRFYEVALAAGGRDNGGPGERKYHPGYYAAFVLDPDGNNLETVFHGPVDRSAPSVVLKAL; encoded by the coding sequence ATGGAGTTCCACAGGGGCCGGTTGTTCGATCACGTGCACATCCAGGTGAAGGACCTGGAGGCCAGTCGGCGGTTCTATCGCGCGGTGATGGAGGTGTTCGGACTGACCATCCAGCACGAGGCGCCAACGTTCTTCAACACGGATGAGCTCTTCGTCACGGCGGATGGACCGCCGTCGCGCATCCACCTGGCGTTCCAGGCGCCGGACCGCGAGACGGTGCACCGCTTCTACGAGGTGGCCCTGGCCGCGGGAGGCCGCGACAACGGCGGTCCCGGCGAGCGCAAGTACCACCCGGGTTACTACGCCGCGTTCGTGTTGGATCCGGACGGCAACAACCTCGAGACGGTGTTCCACGGCCCGGTCGACCGCTCCGCTCCGTCCGTCGTCCTGAAGGCGCTCTAG
- a CDS encoding TetR family transcriptional regulator C-terminal domain-containing protein — protein sequence MPRPNVREKLVAAGLKTLLRQGFNGCGVQDITAAAGVPKGSFYNHFESKEALGVECINRYLEGPDARSALLTEASVAPRERLRRYFAVAVETMVTWKFERGCLLGNFAVEMADHSALIRERVAQGFTAWSSELEPVIQEAQRAGEVSDSVSAATLAAFLINAWEGAVLRSRADKSRAALDDFLRVAFDRVLR from the coding sequence ATGCCCAGACCCAATGTTCGGGAGAAGCTCGTCGCCGCCGGTCTCAAGACGCTGCTCCGGCAGGGCTTCAACGGGTGCGGGGTCCAGGACATCACCGCCGCGGCTGGCGTTCCGAAGGGGTCGTTCTACAACCACTTCGAGAGCAAGGAGGCGCTCGGCGTCGAGTGCATCAATCGCTACCTGGAGGGCCCCGACGCGCGGTCCGCGCTGTTGACGGAGGCCTCGGTGGCCCCTCGCGAACGGCTGCGGCGGTACTTCGCCGTGGCGGTCGAGACGATGGTGACGTGGAAGTTCGAGCGCGGGTGCCTCCTCGGGAACTTCGCGGTGGAGATGGCGGACCACAGCGCGCTCATCCGCGAGCGGGTGGCGCAGGGCTTCACCGCGTGGTCCAGCGAGCTGGAGCCCGTGATTCAAGAGGCTCAGCGCGCGGGCGAGGTCTCCGACAGCGTGTCCGCCGCGACGCTCGCCGCCTTCCTCATCAACGCCTGGGAGGGCGCGGTGTTGCGGAGCCGCGCCGACAAGAGCCGCGCGGCGCTGGATGACTTCCTGCGCGTCGCCTTCGACCGGGTGCTTCGCTGA
- a CDS encoding DNA/RNA non-specific endonuclease: MSKRGALPTAFRPRGHLRMTLPATTRASTPRPAAAASTPTKPTVASLTATGGAWNRTQTKEVSISDLQQKFGWNEASWQGRLMKAADGAGTKTRGRNGSVSASELENYLAAPTDAQFLTSTALQKERAALDAKLKGGAHTADVDAFDTKWQAAVAKRADKLSGNGDGQLSVDELNAFINDSKAGKLKDTQWVPDQKAAVFESRVAEGAGEVDPLRPQATGKTDSGLSLIKEYSRASLDQGKNVPTFVSYMLSASDIRETPATVNRSKSTFTRDPVLGSKGVTDSDYNNTGFDRGHMKPAEDSPTQEAMDESHLMTNIAPQYGNHNQQVWRTLEQGVSGLVKATGGKAYILTGNLFLDAKGKPLPPESIETTGSKTRRIAVPTHNFKTVLLELPNGNLTMFAYLVPNTKQGPSKKDDIIPFLESTRVPVDRIEELLGQDLYAELPKAVQTKMEKDSKALGAFQDGSAYQSLTMLKPPAS, encoded by the coding sequence ATGTCCAAGCGGGGCGCTCTGCCCACTGCCTTCAGGCCACGAGGACACCTTCGGATGACGCTTCCAGCCACCACGCGCGCCTCGACCCCTCGCCCCGCCGCCGCTGCGTCCACCCCGACCAAGCCCACCGTGGCGTCGCTCACCGCGACCGGGGGCGCCTGGAACCGGACGCAGACGAAGGAAGTGTCCATCTCCGACCTCCAGCAGAAGTTCGGCTGGAACGAGGCGAGCTGGCAGGGCCGCCTCATGAAGGCCGCGGATGGCGCCGGCACGAAGACCCGGGGCCGCAACGGCAGCGTGTCCGCCTCCGAGCTGGAGAACTACCTCGCCGCGCCGACGGACGCGCAGTTCCTCACCTCCACCGCGCTCCAGAAAGAGCGCGCCGCGCTGGACGCCAAGCTCAAGGGCGGGGCCCACACCGCGGACGTGGACGCCTTCGACACGAAGTGGCAGGCAGCGGTCGCCAAGCGCGCCGACAAGCTCAGCGGCAACGGCGACGGTCAGCTCTCCGTGGATGAGCTGAACGCCTTCATCAACGACTCCAAGGCCGGCAAGCTCAAGGACACCCAATGGGTGCCGGATCAGAAGGCGGCCGTCTTCGAGAGCCGCGTGGCGGAGGGCGCTGGCGAGGTGGATCCGCTCCGCCCCCAGGCCACCGGGAAGACCGACAGCGGGCTGTCGCTCATCAAGGAGTACTCCCGCGCCTCGCTCGACCAGGGCAAGAACGTCCCCACGTTCGTGAGCTACATGCTCTCCGCGTCGGACATCCGCGAGACGCCGGCCACCGTGAACCGCTCGAAGAGCACCTTCACGCGGGACCCCGTCCTGGGCTCCAAGGGCGTCACTGACTCGGACTACAACAACACCGGCTTCGACCGCGGCCACATGAAGCCCGCAGAGGACTCGCCCACGCAGGAGGCCATGGACGAGAGCCACCTGATGACCAACATCGCGCCCCAGTACGGCAACCACAACCAGCAGGTGTGGCGCACGCTGGAGCAGGGCGTGTCGGGGCTCGTGAAGGCCACGGGCGGCAAGGCCTACATCCTCACCGGCAACCTGTTCCTGGACGCGAAGGGCAAGCCGCTGCCGCCCGAGTCCATCGAGACGACCGGCTCGAAGACGCGCCGCATCGCCGTCCCCACGCACAACTTCAAGACGGTGCTGCTGGAGCTGCCCAACGGCAACCTGACGATGTTCGCCTACCTGGTGCCCAACACGAAGCAGGGCCCCTCGAAGAAGGACGACATCATCCCCTTCCTCGAGTCCACCCGCGTTCCGGTGGATCGCATCGAGGAACTGCTCGGCCAGGACCTCTACGCCGAGCTGCCCAAGGCCGTGCAGACCAAGATGGAGAAGGACTCCAAGGCCCTGGGCGCCTTCCAGGACGGCAGCGCGTACCAGTCGCTCACGATGCTGAAGCCGCCCGCGTCCTGA
- a CDS encoding NmrA/HSCARG family protein, which yields MSRSDEVIVVLGATGQQGGATARQLLAEGWKVRALVRHPTHAAASALARAGVEVVPGNMGDRGSLDAALRGAHGVFSVQPSQGQPTAGVTSADEIRFGKNVADAAKAAGIRHLVYTSAGGAERGTGASHYESKWEIEQHIARLGLRATVLRPMAFMELFAQPDFGVPEGVLRFLSLPDRGLQLIAVEDIGKFAALAFAQPERFVGEALELAGDRLTGPQMARAIGRALGREIAYAQIPREFVASNPDMLKLVDFANDDGGKADIAALRARHPGLLSFDAWLQRTGQALFVRGERRDA from the coding sequence ATGAGCAGGTCGGACGAAGTCATCGTCGTTCTGGGGGCAACGGGGCAGCAGGGAGGCGCGACGGCGCGCCAGTTGTTGGCGGAGGGCTGGAAGGTCCGAGCGCTGGTGCGCCACCCCACGCATGCGGCGGCGAGCGCGCTGGCGCGGGCGGGGGTGGAGGTGGTGCCGGGCAACATGGGAGACCGGGGTTCGCTCGACGCGGCGCTGCGTGGCGCGCACGGCGTGTTCAGCGTGCAGCCCAGCCAGGGCCAGCCCACCGCGGGGGTGACGTCGGCGGATGAGATTCGCTTCGGGAAGAACGTCGCGGACGCGGCGAAGGCCGCGGGCATCCGCCACCTCGTCTACACGTCCGCGGGCGGCGCCGAGCGAGGCACGGGCGCGAGCCACTACGAGAGCAAGTGGGAGATCGAGCAGCACATCGCGCGCCTCGGGCTGCGCGCCACCGTGCTGCGCCCCATGGCCTTCATGGAGCTGTTCGCCCAACCCGACTTCGGCGTGCCCGAGGGCGTGTTGCGCTTCCTGAGCCTGCCGGACCGAGGGCTCCAGCTCATCGCGGTGGAGGACATCGGGAAGTTCGCCGCGCTCGCCTTCGCGCAACCGGAGCGCTTCGTCGGAGAGGCGCTGGAGCTCGCGGGTGACCGGCTGACCGGGCCGCAGATGGCGCGGGCGATCGGTCGCGCCCTGGGACGCGAGATTGCCTACGCGCAGATTCCCCGTGAGTTCGTGGCGTCGAACCCCGACATGTTGAAGCTGGTGGACTTCGCCAACGACGACGGCGGCAAGGCGGACATCGCGGCCTTGCGCGCGCGGCACCCGGGCCTGCTGTCCTTCGACGCGTGGCTCCAGCGCACCGGCCAGGCGCTCTTCGTGCGCGGTGAGCGAAGGGACGCCTGA